ACCTTTAATTTAAGCCCTGCCATTCCGTTACTATACAAAGAAAGTGCGTAAGGATAAAACTGGATTTGAGGATAAGCATACATATACTCCGCAAAAAAACCGATGGAAGGAAGTACATTAGATTTTTGCTGTTTCAGTTTTAATACCGCCAGTTGTTGTTCTTTTTCCGATATCTGCAGTTTAAAGGAACGGGATTCAGCTTCAGACAGGTAATTTGACAACCCTTTTAACAAAACCGGATCGGCCTCCATATCGGAAACGACGGGCATCAGCATCATATCGTCCTGCTTACCGATCAGGAGGTTCAGTTTTTGAGCCGCAATATGGATACTGTTTTCAATTTCTGTAAGCAGCATCTTTTGTTTTGATAAACGAAGTTCAGCACGCAACACATCACTCTTCAGTACCGTGCCGTTTTTATAAAGTTCCCTGATCTCCTGAAGTTGCTTTTCCCGTTCTTTGATGTCCTGTTTTAATAAAGACTGATAAGATCTGTTGCGGTACACATCATAAAAATAAACAGCGGCGATATAATGGATTTCCTGTTTTGTCAGGTTTTTATTGGCTACAGCCAGCTCATTTTCCGTCTTCGATGCAGCGATTTCCCGATTTGTTTTCCCGCCGTTATATAAGTTCAGGTAAGCATCCGCAGATACCTTATAATATTTAGGTTCTACCGGATACTGCGAAGGAGTGTGAAATAAACCTTTTTCATAAATTGGCATTTGAAAAATATACGCCAATACGCCATTGGCCGCAACTTCCGGTAAGCGTTCTGAACGGGCAACCTTAATTCCTGCTTCTGCAGCAAGTACTTCCAACTGCTTCATCTGAAGTTTTCTGCTATTGCTATCGGCTAATTGCCAGACTTCTGTAATGGTAAGTGGAATTTCGGGCTTGACTGTTGTGTGTTGTGCATGGACAAAAAGAGAGGATAAAAGAAAGGACATGCACATCCCAAACTTTCTTTTATACGGGCTAAAATTCATATAAAGTAATTAATGCTGCAAATTTCGGCTAAGAATTATTTCTTTATTTTATCTAAAGTGACATATATTTGTTCAAACCAGCCACATGAATACCTTAGACAATGAAGTGCTTTTATCTGCGATCGATGCCCGTGAGGAAAGTACTTATGTATGGCACAGTAAGTTTGAAGATCGTTTCCGGCACCATAAACACATTAAAGGGCAACTTACTTATGTAGAAGGCGGGGTTATTTTTCTCTATGCGAATGATAAATCTTATTTCATTCCCGCCCGTCATTACTTATGGATTCCCGCAGGAGTAGAACATCACCTGCAGCACCGCTATCGTGCAGCTATTGTCCGCAACATCTATTTCAATACCAAATCCGAGGAAGACAATCCTTTTTTTGATCATATCGGCATCTACCCTGTGAATAGCCTGTTATTAGAAATGCTCAAATTTTCCGAGCACTGGAATGGGGACATTTTTCCGGGGACACATGAATTTGGCTTTTTGAACACCATACAAAATATTCTGCCCACTATCAGTAAACACCCCTTACCAATTGTTGTTCCGACAACAGATAATGAGAGACTCAGACCAGTATTATGGTACATTCACCAGCATTTAGCGGATGAGCTGACCTTAGAAGTCATCGCCGCAGCAACCGGTTTTAGCGAACGGACTTTATCAAGGGTATTTCAGGCGGCTCTTGACATTTCCTTTTTTCAATACCTGAAACTGGTCAGGATCACGAAAGCCATGGAAAAACTACTGGAAAGCGACCTGACCATTAGCGAAATTGCTTATGAGGTTGGTTACGACAGCATTTCTTCCTTTAGCAATACCTTTTTTAAGATGACCGGCAGCAGACCTTCTACCTTTAAAGAATTGAAAGTAGCGAGTTTGGGTACGGATTAATTACCGGCCTCTTCTTCTGGTTCGGTATGTTGTCTGAGTTGTTTTGGTCCCTGTGGCCAGATAAAGCAGGTAGACTGTTTCTTCCATCCGAGGCTTTTATAAAAATCGCCCTTTCCCGGAGCTGCCGTCAGGTTCACGAAATGATAATTATCACCCAGCTTCTCATTCAGCGCATTAACAAGGTATTTACCCAGACCATTGCCCTGGAAATCCGGATCCACAATAATGTCGGCCAATACCGCGTAATATCGCCCATCATCCACCGTTCGGCCAAAAGCAATCAGCTGCTCTTCTTTATAAATAAATAACGTCCAGCTACTTCTTCCAAATGCTGCTGCTATTTCTGCTTCTTCCCTTTTCCTCCAGTCTACTTTGGAAAACAGCTCACATACGTAAGCCCAGTCCACAGTGGATAAATCAGGGTTGATTTTATAAGTCAGGTCATTCACGTTTATTCTGCTCGGAGACATATTTATCTTAAAGATTTTAATTGGGCCACAAATATCAGTAATTAATTCTGCTCTATTTAATCCTTTAGGTAATTGTGGAAAAAGTTTAGTACTTACCCGCCTAAAAACAAAAAAAAACAAACTTTCTTTTCAAGAAAAAAGACTATTATTGCGGCAAATAATTAACCTCTAATGGACAAGATAAAGTCATTGTTATCAGGCATTTTTGTACTGATATCCCTCTGCTCCTACGCTCAGAAAAAAGAAATTCAACTCAAAACTTTCAAGTTTGGAAAAATTGACCCTACAGAATTCAATACCAGGGTAAGCGGGATTGACTCCGCCGCTTCTGCCGTGGCATTATTTGATACAGGAAGGGGCTGGTTTGAACTGAGCCCGAAAACAAAAGGTTTTGTGTTTGTCTTTGAACGCCATACCCGTTATAAAATCATTAATAAAAATGGTTATGACCTCGCTAATTTAGAGATTCAGCTTTACCGGAACAATGGTTCGGAAACTACGCTGGATTATTTAGATGCTACTACCTATAACATGGAAAATGGCAAAATGGTAGCCAGCAAAATCAATAAGGATGCTAAATTCTCCGAAAAACAAGACAAAAATTTCACTCTTAAAAAATTCACACTTCCCAACGTTAAGGAAGGCGCTATTATAGAATATAAATACAGGCTTAAATCTGACTTTATATTTACGCTTAACCCATGGTATTTTCAAAAGGAAGTTCCTGTTTTATATTCCAGTTACCAGGTAAAGGTTCCGGAATACTTTAACTATAAGACAACTGCTGGTGGCTTTGTCGCGATCAACCCGAAAGACGAAATGTTAAATGAAAGTTACGCATTGGGAACTGACCGCGTGAGTACAACCGTAAAACAGACCACTTATATTGCGGAGAACGTTCCTGCACTAAAAACAGAAAAATTCATTACCACACTGCAGGATTATGTGAGCAAGGTAGAATTTGAACTGAGCTCTACCCGTTTTCCGGGAGAAATGTATCAGGAATATACCTCCAGCTGGCCAAAAATCGTAACCATTTTAAAGGAAAGTGATAAATTTGGTTCATTTATAGACAAAAGAAGTTACAATAAGACGCTTGTACAACAATTAATTAAAGGGGAAACCAATCCCGACAGCATCATCTCCATCCTGTTTAATCATGTTAAAAATAACCTGAAATGGAATGATGAACATAGTAAGTATGCAACGGTTTCGAATCCCAAGGCTGTTTTTGAGAAAAAATCAGGAAATGCAGCAGACATCAACCTTAGTTTATACAGTTTATTAAATGAAACGAGTGTCAAAGCATTTCCGGTATTGCTGAGTACAAGATCCAATGGAATGCATCCTGGATTCCCTATGCTTACTCAATTTGACAATGTGATTGTAGCTGTTCAGTCAGGTGAAAAATACCTGTTGCTGGATGCTACCGACAAAAATCATACGCCTGGGTTAATTGCTTACGACAACCTTAATCACGAAGGTTTCAGGGTAGATATGGCAGCAGTAAATGGAGAATGGATCTCTCTTGAAGAAGAAAAAATCAGCAAAAAGAACATTACCTATAGCCTGGTTTTAGATGCGGAGAATAAACTATCAGGTAAACTCTTTCTTTCCTATACCAATTATGAAGGACTTAACCGCCGGGATAGTTACCATAGTGCAGCCAATGAAGAAGAATATTTAAAGAAATATAAGGGTGATAAACCGGGTCTGGGAGTTAAAAATTATCAGATTACCAATTTAAATCTTGTTGAGGCACCTCTGACAGAAACCATGGATGTGATGATTGAAGACAATGTGGAAGAGGCAGGCAACCTGGTATACTTCACGCCTTTGTTATTTGACCGGACTAAAGAGAATCCTTTTAAACTTGAAGAGCGCAAATTCCCTGTAGATTTTGGTTATCCTACGGAAGAAAATTACCGCATTACCATAGATTTCCCTAAAGGATATCAACTGGACAAGACGCCCAAAAATGAAAAGATTATTTTACCGGACGAAAGTGCAGCTTTCACTTTTATGACGGCAGCGGAAGAGAACAAATTACTTTTATCGAGTAAAATCACGATTAAAAAAGCATATTATACTCCGGAAGAATATCAGGATTTAAAAGAGCTTTTTAAGAATATCGTAAGAAAACAGGCAGAACAAATTGTATTTAAAAAGATCTGATGAGGAGGAAACTGATGTTAACGGTTTTGCTGGGCATTACCGGAATTTGTAGTTACGGACAGGGGGAATATGATGTCAGCAAAATCCCAGCTGGGCTAACGGAAAATGCGGCCATAGTAATCAGAAACCAGGAAATGGTTTATGAGGTTAAGGGACTGGGCAGTGCCAGACAAGACTATAAGACCGCGGTAACGATCCTGAATAAAAAAGGAGAAGGCGCTTCTAACATGTATGAGTACTATGATAAATTCTCTAATGTTTACAACTTAAAAGCGACCTTGTATGATGAAAAAGGGATAAAGATAAAAGAGTACCGGTCCTCTGATTTCAAAGACAGAAGTGCGGTGTCCGATGGCACCTTATATTCAGATAGCAGGATTAAGTTCATGGAGTTTTTATATGCCTCCTTTCCCTATACCGTGGAATATAGCTATAGTGTAGATTATAACGGCATCCTGAACTATCCTTCCTGGAATCCTGCAAGCTCCTGGGCTATGGCGGTAGAAAAATCTTCTTATACCTTTAAGGTTCCAAAATCTTTCAGCTTTAAACACCTGAGCAGCAAAGGACTGAAAACAGATTCAACTGAGGTTAAAGACATGAAGCAGTACCGCTGGTCATGTGCCGCTGTACCTGCATTGGTTTATGAGCCGATGAGCGCAGGATTAAAAGGCGTAAACCCATGGGTAATGGTTGCCCCGAATCAATTTGAATACGACAATACCAAAGCCAATATTGAAGACTGGACAAAGCTGGGGAGCTGGCTGTATCAATTGAGCAGCGGATCGCAGGTACTACCTGAAGCCGCTAAATTAAAAATCCAACTGCTCATTAAGGATGCGAAGTCTCCTAAAGAAAAAATCAAAATATTATATCGCCATTTGCAGGAAAATACCAGATATGTAGGCGTTCAGCTTGGCATTGGCGGATATACGCCTATTGTAGCAGAAAAGGTATCAACTGTAAATTATGGAGATTGTAAAGGTCTTTCCAATTACATGAAAGCGATGCTGCAGGAAGCAGGAATCAAATCAAACCTGGTTGTGATCGGAAGCGGCATGCCTTCTCTTAACCGGAAATATGCCAGCATGAACCAGGCCAATCACATGATTCTCTGTGTGCCTTTAGAAAAGGATACCACCTGGCTCGAATGTACCAGTTCTTATGATCCAACCGGATTTATAGGAAATGACAATTCCGGAAGAACCGTTTTGCTGGTTACAGAACAAGGAGGTAAATTGGTAGAGACTCCCCTGCTTAAACCTTCCGGCAATTATCTGAAAAGAAACACCAGGGTTGAGCTGAACGAAGAAGGAAATGCAGCCATTCAGATCGATGCACAGTACGCTAATGCGCAGTACGAAGACAACATCGGATTGATGCTCATCGAGCCTGTAAATCAGCGTAAAAACATCATGAACTCATTGGGCATCCCCAATATGGAAATCACTTCGGTAAAATATACACAGCCGGATAAAGATCTGCCTTTGCTAAACGAAAATATCAGTCTGAAAAGCAGTCAGCTGCTGACCGGAGGAGGAGGAAAATTATTCCTCACCCTGAACCTGTTAAACAGGCAGGAAAACACGCTTACGCCAATTGAAAACCGCAAAACTCCTTTCGCTGTCAGCTATGGTTACCTTGATGAAGATGAGGTGATTTATACCATCCCTAAAGGATTTAAAGTTGAGTTTATCCCTAAAGATATTGTCATCGAATCGGAATTTGGAAAATATACAACGAAAGTTGTGGCGAAAGACAATACGCTGATTTACACGCGAACAAAATCCATTATCAATAAACAATATCCTGCGGAAAAATATAACGAGTATGTAGCTTTTCATAAAAAGCTCTATCAGGCAGACAAACAAAAAAGTATCCTGGCTAAAATAGAATAGCCAGGGCACCTTTTATTTCTTTCCTACAACGACCTTCGTAAAGTCGGCAGTGTTCAAATATTGATTGGCCAGCTGTTTTAAATCTTCAGCGGTAATCGTTTTGACAGTCTCGATATAATGATCGTAATAGGTATAATCCAGACCAGAGAAATAAGCGTTTTTAAATTTGTCAGCATGAGAAAATGCATTCTCCAGGCTACCCAACATGGATCCCAGCATATAGTTACGAACCAGGTTTAACTCTCCGGCACTTACTGCTTCAGTCCTTAACAGGTCAATCTCTTTTTCAATTTCCCCCAGTGCATCATTACAAACTGCGGCGCCGACTTCTGTCGCAATGAAGAAATAACCCGCATCCTTTAAGGAAACCACCGCAGAGCCAATACCATAAGTATACCCTTTATCCTCTCTGATATTCGCCATTAGCCTGGATCCGAAATAACCTCCAAGCAAGCAATTCAGCACCTGGAATCCCGCAAAATCTTTATGTTTTCTGGTGATGGCCAGTGTACCCATCCGAATGGCAGACTGAATGGCCTCCGGACGTTCGACCAACATTTCTCCTTTTACGCCCCCGGTAAACTCAAATTTGTTGCCAACAGAATTTTCATGGTTATCCCATTGTTTTCCAAGGAAGCTATTGAGGAGATCAAACTCTTTTTGTTCAAATTTCCCGGCCACGATGATGGTACAGTTTTCCGGTTTGTAAGCTGCTTTGAAATAACTCAATAAATCTGCTTGCTGAATCGCATCATAATCTACAGCTTCAATACTGGAACCATAGGTAGAATCGCCAAAAATAGCATGAGCAAAATGTTTCCTCGCTAAGAAGTCATTCTTTTGCAGACTCACCTGCAAAGATTGTTTCTGATTCTGGATAAAGATATCCAGCTCCTGCTGAGGAAAGATACTCTCATTAAGGATAGACCTCAGAATAGGCAATACCGAAGCCAGGTGCTTATTCAGGGTATAAACCTTGACACTCGACTGATCGGCACCATATTCTGTTTGCAGAAAGGCACCATAATAATCCACTTTTTCAGCGATGTCTTTGGCCGTCAGCTTTTCCGTTCCATTGTTGATCAGGTGGCTTACCGTTAATGCCTGAAGAGGTTTTGACTGATCCCAGTTTACATTTCCAAATATAAACTCAATGCGTACCAATTCCTGTTTACCTGCATTAATGGTAAATACAGGAATCCCATTATCCAGTTGTTGCTTTAAAGGTTCAATAAAATTTATTTCATTCACCTGTTTTGATTCAGGGGCTAATGTACGGTTAAGCATCTTGGGCAGTTAAATAATATAAAGTTGAGGATTGTTCTTTTACAAAGGTGCGTTTTGCAACGTCTAAAATACGTGCTGAAGTCACTTCATGGTACTTATTAATTTCTGTGTTCAACCAGTCGGCATCTCCAAGCAACTCGTAATAAGCCAGGTTCATCGCTTTATCTAAAAGACTCATTTCAGCAAATACGATGATAGATTCAGACTTATTTTTCACTTTGGTGAGTTCATCTACCGTCACCTCTTCAGCAGCAATGGCATTCAATTCCTTCCAGATGGCAGCCTCTGCAGCTTCCATGGTTACACCTTCGATCAGTTTACCTTCTACAATAAACAATCCTTTATCCAGACTTCCGGTCAGATAAGCATTAATTTCACTGAATAACTGCTGTTCTTTTAACAGACTATTGTATAGTCTGGATGATTGTCCCTGCGAAAGGATATCCGACATCAGGTCATACACCTGATAGTCTTTATCTGATCGGTCTGGCATCTGGAAAGCCATGTAGATGGCATTCAGGGGAACTTCTGCAATTACGGTTTCCTGGCGTGCTTCGGTTTGCTGAGGCTCTGCAGGAAGATTTCTAAGGTAACGCTCTCCTGCAGGAATTGGTGCAAACCATTTCTCGGCAAGTGCTTTTACCTCTTCCGTTTTCACATTCCCGCCTACCACCATAATGGCATTCTGAGGATTGTAATGCTTTTTGAAAAATGCCTTTACATCTTCCATTTTAGCATCTTCAATCTGCTTCAGGTCCTGCCCTATGGTAGCCCATCTGTAGGGATGTTCTTTGTAGGCAAGGGGTCTTAGTTTCAACCATACATCACCGTAAGGCTGGTTAAGATACCTTTGTTTAAACTCTTCGCACACTACATTACGTTGCGTTTCCAGGCTTTTATCAGAAAAAGCAAGGCTCAGCATACGGTCGCTCTCCAGCCAGAAAGCGGTTTCCAGATTGGTGGCCGGAAGGGTAATATAATAGTTGGTGATGTCATTGCTCGTGAAAGCATTGTTTTCCCCTCCTACTCTTTGCAGCGGTTCATCATAACTTGGAATATTTACGGAGCCACCAAACATCAGGTGCTCAAACAAATGGGCAAAGCCGGTTTTATCTTGTTCTTCGTCTCTTGCACCAACATCATATAGGATGTTTAACACCGCCATAGGTGTTGTATCATCTTCGTGTACCAGGACACGTAATCCATTGGCCAATGTAAAACGGTTAAAATCTACCATATATATAAAATAATTGTGCCAAATATAGGAATAAAGCAAAAGGGAAATGTGATAATAATGTGAAATAAAAAGAAAGGAACTTATGGTATATTTGCAGTATGAATACTGCCGAATTATTGCATAGGGCCTTACATTTCGACTTTCTGACACAGGAAGAAGGCGTTTTTTTGTATCACCATGCGTCAACTGCCGAACTGGCTTACGTAGCCAATGAACTGAGGAAAAAACAAGTACCCAGCGGGAAAGTAACCTGGCAGATAGACCGTAATGTCAACACCACAAACGTATGTATTGCCAACTGTAAATTCTGTAATTTCTTCAGAAGGCCGGGGCACGACGAAAGCTACATTACTGACATCGAGACGTATAAAGTTAAAATTGAAGAAACTTTCCGCTTAGGTGGGGATCAGCTCTTGCTTCAGGGCGGACATCATCCGGACCTGGGCCTGAAATTTTATGCCGATCTGTTTAAACAATTAAAAGAATTATATCCCGATCTTAAGCTCCATGCTTTAGGTCCGCCTGAGATTGCTCACGTCGCAAAACTGGAGGGGATCTCCCATACAGAAGTGCTGACTGCATTAAAAGCTGCCGGAATGGACTCCCTTCCTGGTGCGGGTGCAGAAATCCTGAACGACCGGGTCAGGAGATTAATATCCAAAGGTAAATGTGGAGGAAAAGAATGGTTGGATGTGATGCGTGCAGCACATCAGCTGGACATTACCACTTCTGCAACCATGATGTTCGGACATGTGGAAACTATCGAAGAGCGTTTTGAACACCTGGTATGGATCAGAGAAGTTCAAAGTGAAAAACCGGCAGATGCCAAAGGTTTTCTGGCCTTTATTCCATGGCCTTTCCAGGATGACGGTACTTTATTAAAAAGATTAAGAGGCATCAGCAACAATGTTTCCGGTGATGAATACATCCGGATGCTGGCATTGAGCAGAATTATGCTGCCTAACGTTAAAAATATCCAGGCTTCCTGGCTTACCGTAGGTAAAAATGTGGCAGAATTATGTCTGCATGCCGGGGCGAACGACTTCGGATCCATTATGATCGAAGAAAATGTAGTGTCTGCAGCAGGCGCACCACACCGTTTCACCGCTAAAGGAATTCAGGATGCCATCCGGGAAGCAGGCTTTGAGCCGCAGCTCCGTGGCCAGCAATACAATTACCGTGACCTTCCGGAACACCTGGAAGAGCAGGTGATCAATTATTAAAAAAGATAGGGGACTTCCGTCCCCTATCCACCTTAAACTTAAACACATCCCCCTCTCTAAGAAATCCCGAATAATTTTACAATATCCAATACCTGCTGGGTAGTTAAGGGTTCATCAAATGACTCCGAAGCCGCCGCAGCATTCACTGCTGTACCATTGATTCCCGTAATCTGAATGGTAGCCTGGGTAGTCAGCTCTTCTCCTGCATATACCGCAGCGGCATTAGGTACCCCGCTATCGTTTCCACCGGTAATCCATGGTTTAATGGCAAAGCCATTCTGTGCACGCATATAACGGATCTTCGCAGCATGACGGGCCTCTACAGAATGGATGTTTAACGCAGCGGTAAGCACCCCTCCCTGACCAACCAGTGCTGGTGCCTGTCCTTTGTAAGCACGGACGCCGGTATCTTCCAAAGCCTGTGCTACTGCCAGAAACACCGCGTAATTACCTATTGCAAATGGATTTGGAAATGCACCGCTTGCCGTCCAGTCGTAGCTGGGTTTAGCCACTACGGCGTCTGAACCAATGACCCCTTTCAGGAAATTTACATGGGCAGTTTCATGACCGCTGATGATTCCAATGGCTGTTTTATCTGATGCTCCCTGTGCTGTAGATGGAAAATCGGCACCTCCGGAAGCTTTCAGCGCCTGGGTGTAAAAAGCAGCTTCAAAATGTTCCAGGGTTAAGGCAAACTGAAGTACTCCTTTTACTGCAGAAGGTAAGGTACTTTGTCCGTAAGCTTTGGTAAACATCGAACCCAGCGCCATAGGAACGGCAGCGAGGCTTATTTTTTTACCAATATTAAAGAACTCCTTCATGGCAGTTCTACGTGGACTAAAGCGTTCATACACTTCTCCATCCACTTTTTCAATTTCTGTTAATATGTCTACGATATTCATGTTTTCCAGGTTTAGGCGTTTAAATTGATCACGTTGATTTTTGTTTTCACAAATCCGGCTGCAATGGTTAATACTTCCACCGGATTACGGGATTTATCCAGGCCGTTTACCATATCTACCACTTCCACATTAGAAAAGGAGTTTGGAGAGATCAGTTCTCTGATATACGCCGCGTGACGGGCCTCTACAGAAACAATTTTACCGGCCAGACCTAAATAAACCGTGCTTTTCAATAAACTTCCGGCACCATTATAAGCAGAAACACCTAAATCTTCAAAAGCCTTTGCAGTTCCCAGAACGCTGGTACGATCCGCAAAGTTGATCTTTGAAAAATCAACTTCCAGACTTCCGATAGCGGCCTGCCCAAGGGCATTTTTAAAAAATTCCCGGTGGGCAATTTCATGAAACTGAATATCTTTGAAATAGGCCAGCTCTGCAGCGCTGATATTGGCATAGGGAGTGGCGGCAACCTGAATATAGAAAGCGGCTTCCAGCTGCTCCAGTGCATAGGCATAATTTAATACGCCAAAATCATCTTTAAAATCTAAGGTCACTCCTGTTTTACCAGGTTCCATTGGATCATTCCGGTCTTTTTTACAACCGGCAGCAATCAATGCAACGCCTGCTGCACCTGCGCCGGCATATTGCAGGAAAGAACGACGATGCATTCCTTTTTCTTCATGTAAGTTTTTCATAATTTTCAGTTTTGGGTTTAAAGCTTATGAAACTTACCTGCGCAGGATTCCGGTTCATAAAATTTATCGGTTTTTATAAAGGCACGTACGAAAGAAAAAGCAAGCCGGTTTTCGGACTGCTGAAGAAATATTCTTAGTTCCCTCAATTTTTTAATAAATTCACCCTATAAAACTGATAAACTGTGCTGAATACGATTATTGTTGATGATGAAGAATTTGCCCGTTCCTCTCTTTATTTCTTATTACAGGAAAACTGCGAGAACATCCATATTTCGGGTATTGCCAAATCTGTCTCCGAAGCAAAGAACTTACTGAGCAATAACCAGATAGACCTGATATTCCTGGATATTGCCATGCCTGGAGAAAATGGGTTTGAACTCATTCCTCATGCCCAGCTTAATAAATCACATGTCATCTTCACCACTGCCTATGATCAATATGCTTTAAGGGCAATCAAGGCGAATGCATTAGATTATCTGTTAAAGCCTATAGATATCGATGAGTTGAAACTGGCGGTAGAAAAAGCCGGTAAATACATTGCGCTCAATAAAAAAGAACACAACAGGAATGAAAACCTTCAAAACCTGGCTGTTCATCTATCGGAAAGAAATGAAATCCGCAAAATCAGCTTGCCCAACGGACAAGGATATTCCCTGATCAATATCGATGACATCATTCATATTGAGGCAGACAGCAATTATTCTATATTCCATCTTGCCAATAAAGAAACCATTACGGTTTCCAAGGTTTTGAAAGAGTATGAGGAAATTCTGCCTGATCATCAGTTTGTGAGAATCCATAAATCGAGTATTGTAAATCTGAATTATCTAAAAGAGTATAATTCCAAGAATGGCGTGGAGGTGATTCTGAAAAATGGAGATAAGATTGCAGTGTCGAGAAGAAGGGCCAGCGATTTCGCTGAAAAGGTTAAATCATATACCCGTTTTGAAAGTGATAAATAAGAGAAAGATATGGACCATCAGACTTTTTTCGATTGGCATATTAAGCTTTTTGAGCAGCCTGACCTGTTTTTCACAAAGCACCTACCTGCAGCATTTCAGCACTAAAAACGGACTTCCGAGTAACAATTGTTTTTATACATTACAAGATAGCAAAGGTTATATCTGGATTGCCACGGATGCCGGGGTAAGTCGTTTTGATGGTAAGATATTTGAAACATTTTCTATCAATGATGGCCTTCCCGACAACCAGATTCTTCAGCTAAAAGAAGATAAAAGTGGGAAGATATGGTTCCTTGCCTTAAATGGGCAGCTTAGCTATTTTTACAATGGGAAGGTTTATAATGAGACCAACAACAAGCTGCTGAAGCTCCTGAAATTCAATGCGGTTATTGTTTCTTTTTTCCAGGATAGCAAAGGTAGAATATGGCTGGGCACCAACAAGAATGTGCTCATTATGTATAACGGGAAATCTATTACCAAATACATTTCAGCAAATCACGACAAACAGTTTATCAATACTTTTGTCCATGAAGATGCTGCCGGAAAAATATGGGCAATCAGCAATACCTCTGTAAGGGTAATGGAAGGAGATACATTTAAGGTGAAGCCCCATAGCAGCTTGCCCATCTCTTATAAAACAGCAGTCAATCTTCCGGATAAAACACTTGCCTATCTCGATCCCAACGGACTGAATATCAGAACCGGAAATAAAGAAACCTTATTGGCAAAGCTGAGTACAGGCTTACTCAGCAATGACCCCGGATACTTTCATGTAGACCAGAATAAGGACCTTTGGCTAAGTAACGCTTCAGGTATATATCACATTGAATCTGATGGCAACACCAAACGTTATCTGGATAACATTTCTTCCAGTCAGGTGATCAGAGATGCCAAAGGAAACATGTGGTTTACGACCAGCAACGGGATCTATATGCTACCCCAGAAAAATGAGCGTCTGTACATCATCAATAAAGCCAATGGCCTGAGCAGTGATCTTGTAAAGAGCATTACAAAAGACGATAAAAACAGGTTATGGCTGGGGCTTGATGAAGCCATGATGAACATAATTGACCCGCAGAATAACCAGATCAGCAATATCATCCTTGGAGATAAAAAGAAATATAATATCATCAA
This region of Pedobacter steynii genomic DNA includes:
- a CDS encoding TolC family protein gives rise to the protein MNFSPYKRKFGMCMSFLLSSLFVHAQHTTVKPEIPLTITEVWQLADSNSRKLQMKQLEVLAAEAGIKVARSERLPEVAANGVLAYIFQMPIYEKGLFHTPSQYPVEPKYYKVSADAYLNLYNGGKTNREIAASKTENELAVANKNLTKQEIHYIAAVYFYDVYRNRSYQSLLKQDIKEREKQLQEIRELYKNGTVLKSDVLRAELRLSKQKMLLTEIENSIHIAAQKLNLLIGKQDDMMLMPVVSDMEADPVLLKGLSNYLSEAESRSFKLQISEKEQQLAVLKLKQQKSNVLPSIGFFAEYMYAYPQIQFYPYALSLYSNGMAGLKLKVPISSFYTNKHKVRVAEIQLRRQEVEDEEVKENLRQEVQEYYIRYQESLKRIEVASENITQASESYRIVQNTYFNQLALLTDLLDAETQLLQSRFELTTAKVNARIQYYQLQKAVGTL
- a CDS encoding GNAT family N-acetyltransferase, with translation MSPSRINVNDLTYKINPDLSTVDWAYVCELFSKVDWRKREEAEIAAAFGRSSWTLFIYKEEQLIAFGRTVDDGRYYAVLADIIVDPDFQGNGLGKYLVNALNEKLGDNYHFVNLTAAPGKGDFYKSLGWKKQSTCFIWPQGPKQLRQHTEPEEEAGN
- a CDS encoding DUF3857 domain-containing protein, yielding MDKIKSLLSGIFVLISLCSYAQKKEIQLKTFKFGKIDPTEFNTRVSGIDSAASAVALFDTGRGWFELSPKTKGFVFVFERHTRYKIINKNGYDLANLEIQLYRNNGSETTLDYLDATTYNMENGKMVASKINKDAKFSEKQDKNFTLKKFTLPNVKEGAIIEYKYRLKSDFIFTLNPWYFQKEVPVLYSSYQVKVPEYFNYKTTAGGFVAINPKDEMLNESYALGTDRVSTTVKQTTYIAENVPALKTEKFITTLQDYVSKVEFELSSTRFPGEMYQEYTSSWPKIVTILKESDKFGSFIDKRSYNKTLVQQLIKGETNPDSIISILFNHVKNNLKWNDEHSKYATVSNPKAVFEKKSGNAADINLSLYSLLNETSVKAFPVLLSTRSNGMHPGFPMLTQFDNVIVAVQSGEKYLLLDATDKNHTPGLIAYDNLNHEGFRVDMAAVNGEWISLEEEKISKKNITYSLVLDAENKLSGKLFLSYTNYEGLNRRDSYHSAANEEEYLKKYKGDKPGLGVKNYQITNLNLVEAPLTETMDVMIEDNVEEAGNLVYFTPLLFDRTKENPFKLEERKFPVDFGYPTEENYRITIDFPKGYQLDKTPKNEKIILPDESAAFTFMTAAEENKLLLSSKITIKKAYYTPEEYQDLKELFKNIVRKQAEQIVFKKI
- a CDS encoding AraC family transcriptional regulator, with product MNTLDNEVLLSAIDAREESTYVWHSKFEDRFRHHKHIKGQLTYVEGGVIFLYANDKSYFIPARHYLWIPAGVEHHLQHRYRAAIVRNIYFNTKSEEDNPFFDHIGIYPVNSLLLEMLKFSEHWNGDIFPGTHEFGFLNTIQNILPTISKHPLPIVVPTTDNERLRPVLWYIHQHLADELTLEVIAAATGFSERTLSRVFQAALDISFFQYLKLVRITKAMEKLLESDLTISEIAYEVGYDSISSFSNTFFKMTGSRPSTFKELKVASLGTD